The sequence below is a genomic window from Streptomyces sp. V1I1.
ACGGGCACGCCGGTGGCGTCATGGACTGCCAGCACGACCCGTCCGCTGCCACCGGAACCCAACTCCCGGGACTCCGTGTACCCGGGCACCGACCATGCGTTCATCTCGCCCCCCTAGGCACCGCGGCAGAATAGCCCACCGGCTCTCCCCATGACAGACACACTTCCGTCACGACTGGTTCCCGAGAGGGCGAGGGCGGAGGGGGAGGCGGAGGGAGCGGCACTGGCGTGGGGCGACGGTCAGCGGACCGCGTGGACGAGTTGTGAACGCAGCTCGTAGCGGGCTCCGACGATGGCCAGGTCCCCTGCCGCCACCTTGTCGGCGAGGTCGGGCTCGGCGGCGAGGCGTGAGCGGACCAGGCCGACGTTGCGCGTGACGGTGGAGTCGACGCGGGCGTCGCCGTGCTGGCTGTGGTCTATGGCCGGGCGTATCTGCTCGGCCAGGTACTGGATGTGTGCGGGAAGCTGTTCTCCGGTCTCGTCCGCGTGGACGGCCGCGGACACCGCGCCGCACGACTGGTGCCCGAGGACCAGGATCAACGGGATGTCCAGTTCCAGTACGCCATAGGCGATGGAGCCCAGAACGGCTTCGTCCAGGACCTCGCCGGCGGACCGCACCGTCAGCAGGTCGCCGAGTCCCTGGTCGAAGACCAGCTCCGGCGGTACGCGCGAGTCGATGCACCCCAGGATGACCGCGAAGGGGTGCTGACCCGACACGAGCGTCTGGCGCACGGACGGGGACTCGTGAGGGTGCTGCTGGTGGAATCTGCGCCACCGCCCGTTGCCGGCGGACAACGCGCGCAGCGCCTCGTCCGGGGTGAGTTGCTGTGCGCGCGCGGCCGGTATTCGGGGTCCCGCCGTGGCGGGTCTGGTGCCGAGTGTGAGGCCCGCTCCGACAGTGGCGGTTCCCGCGAGGGCGGCACGGAGCAGAGCGCGGCGTCCCGTACCGGCAGGAACGGGCTGGTGTCGGTTCAGAATCATGCGGTGAACCCAACCACCGTCGGAGGGCTCGCGATTCGTGTTTGTGATCTGTTGGCGCATTTATGAACCGATCATGGCGGGGGCCGGTCTCAGATATGAACCGATCACGGCGGGGGCCGGTCTCAGATCACCTTCGAGCGGACCAGGACACCGAGCACCAGGGCGCCGGGAACCAGTGGCAGCCACACCGTGATGATCCGGTACCCGAGGACCACGGACGTGGCCACCGCGATCGAAACCCCGGTGGTGACAAGGGCGATGACGAGCCCCGCGTCCACCGAGCCGATGCCGCCAGGCGTCGGTACGACAGCGGCCAGGGTGCTTCCGGCAAGGTAGGCGATCCCGATGTGGACCATCGGCACGGACACGTCCAGTGCCATCGCCACGGCGACCAGTCCCGCAGCCTGAATGGTGGGATAGGCCAGCGCACCGCCCCACAGGGCCAGCACTCTCGTGGGCCTGCTGTGCACCGAGCGCGCGTCGCTCAGCGCGGTGCCGACGAACGCGCGGACGGCCCTGCGCAGCGGCCGTACCGTCCCAAGCGTCACCGCCACCGCGCAGACCAGGCATCCCGCCACGAGCAGCAGCGGGCCTGCCGCGTCCGGCATGAGGCCCTCCAGTCGCAGCGCGTTCGGAGAGGCGGCGAGCAGCACGAGCAGCAGAGCGATGCGGCCAGTGCCCGCCGCCAGCATGTGCAGGGCCAGAGCGGCTGAGGACCGCGACAGCGAGAGCCCGCAGCGCTGGAGAAAACGCAGATTGACCGTGCCCGCGCCGAGGCCCGCCGGGAGGAGATGGTTGGCGGCTCCGGCGGCGAACTGCGTCACGAAGAGCCGCACCGCGGGGAGCGGTTCGAGGGTCGCTCCCTGCCGTGTGAAGGAGACGGCGACCCAGCCGAGCACGGTGAGTGCGGCGGCCACCAGCAGCCAGCGCTGGTTGGCCGAGAGGAGTTCGCTGCCGCCGGCCGCGATGAGAGGCCAGTGCTGGGCCGCCCAGAGGCCGACGGCAGCGATCGGCACCATGCAGGCGATCTGTCGCAGTGGCAGTCCCCGAAGGGGGTTTGCACGGGGGGTGGCCATGGCCTCGGTTCGTCTCCGCTCCGCACACACCGCCAGGACAACGTCGCGTCACCAGGCTGCCCACGGTGTGCGACGCGCAGGTGCCGTACGGCCGACCGGCGGGGGGCGCGCCGATTGCCGGAAGACGACGCCGTCACCTGGCGTACCGCCGTGAGCACCTGGCGCGCGCCTGCGTGCGCTCGTACCCCGAGGGCAGCAGGCTGGTGCTGGTGTCCCACCCCTACGAGGAGACGGCCGATGCCCGCGACGACGTACCGCTACGACGGGCTGCGCGCCCTGTTCGTCAACTGCACGCTCAAGCGCTCCCCGGAGACCAGCAACACCGAGGGCCTGATCGAAAAGAGCCGCGCCGTCCTGGACCAGAACGGCGTCGCGACCGAGGTGATCCGCGCTGTGGACCACGACATCGCGACCGGTGTCTGGCCCGATATGACCGAGCACGGCTGGGAGAGTGACTCCTGGCCACAGCTGTACGAAAAGGTCATGGCCGCTGACATGCTCATCCTCTGCGGGCCCATCTGGCTCGGCGACAACAGTTCCGTGATGAAGCAGGTCGTCGAGCGCCTCTACGCCTGCTCCAGCATCCTCAACGACCGTGGGCAGTACGCGTATTACGGCCGAGTCGGCGGCTGTCTGATCACCGGCAACGAGGACGGCGTCAAACACTGCGCAATGAACGTCCTCTACAGCCTCCAGCACCTCGGCTACACGATTCCGCCGCAGGCCGACGCCGGCTGGATCGGCGAAGCCGGTCCGGGCCCGTCCTACCTGGACCCGGGTTCGGGCGGCCCGGAGAACGACTTCACCAATCGCAACACGACCTTCATGACGTGGAACCTCATGCATCTCGGCGCAATGCTGAAGCAGGCGGGCGGCATCCCGGCCCACGGCAACCAGCGCTCCGAATGGGACGCCGGCTGCCGCGAGGACTATCCCAACCCCGAACACCGCTGACCCCGCCGGCCCGGCTTCAGCCGGCGGGTTCCCGTACGGGTGCGTTGTGCCTGGCGTGCGACAGGAAGGCACGGGCGGTGCGGCTGAGCGGGCCGCGCGGGTGCACGATGCCGACGGCGCGCAGCAGCGGCGGGGTGAAGGAGCGGACTTCGACGCGGTGGCCGAAGGCCCGTAACACCATGTCCCGGTACCAGATCAGCGAGCCACGCCCGTCAAGGACGCTCGTCACCCAGGCCAGCCGCTCGTCCGCCTCCACCACCGCCACAGGACGCACCCCGAGCCGGCCGAACATCGCCTCGAGCTCAGTGCGCCGGCCCGTGCCGGGAGTGGGCAGCACCATCCGCAGGCCGCCCAGCATCCGGAACGGCAGCGGGTCGGGCAGTCCGGAGCCCCGTGGCGAGATCAGGACGACCTCGCGGTCCTGGAGATGGTGCGTGGACAACTCCTTGCCGACCGGCAGATCGACCAGGCCCAGTTCCGCCACACCGTCGGTCAGGGCGCGCACGAGTGCCTCGCGGCTGTCGTGCGGGAGCAGGCGTACTTCGATGCCGGGGTGGCGTTCGGCGAAGGAAGGCACCAGGTCGGCGGCGAGGTCGAGGGAGAGGGTGGGTGTGGCGGCCACGATCAGTTTGGCGTGCGCTCTGCCGCCGTGTGCCGGGCCGATGTCCTCGATCGCCGCCACGGCGTCGAGGACTGTGCGAGCCAGGCGTACGACACGCGCGCCCTCGGGTGTGAGGGTCGCCCCCCGGCCCCCGCGGTCCAGGAGCTCCACGCCCACTTCGCGTTCCAGGGCCTGGATGGAGCGGGA
It includes:
- a CDS encoding flavodoxin family protein, with translation MPATTYRYDGLRALFVNCTLKRSPETSNTEGLIEKSRAVLDQNGVATEVIRAVDHDIATGVWPDMTEHGWESDSWPQLYEKVMAADMLILCGPIWLGDNSSVMKQVVERLYACSSILNDRGQYAYYGRVGGCLITGNEDGVKHCAMNVLYSLQHLGYTIPPQADAGWIGEAGPGPSYLDPGSGGPENDFTNRNTTFMTWNLMHLGAMLKQAGGIPAHGNQRSEWDAGCREDYPNPEHR
- a CDS encoding carbonic anhydrase, producing the protein MILNRHQPVPAGTGRRALLRAALAGTATVGAGLTLGTRPATAGPRIPAARAQQLTPDEALRALSAGNGRWRRFHQQHPHESPSVRQTLVSGQHPFAVILGCIDSRVPPELVFDQGLGDLLTVRSAGEVLDEAVLGSIAYGVLELDIPLILVLGHQSCGAVSAAVHADETGEQLPAHIQYLAEQIRPAIDHSQHGDARVDSTVTRNVGLVRSRLAAEPDLADKVAAGDLAIVGARYELRSQLVHAVR
- a CDS encoding LysR family transcriptional regulator; the protein is MTPTLQQLRYLVAVADCRSITAAASSVYVAQPALSRSIQALEREVGVELLDRGGRGATLTPEGARVVRLARTVLDAVAAIEDIGPAHGGRAHAKLIVAATPTLSLDLAADLVPSFAERHPGIEVRLLPHDSREALVRALTDGVAELGLVDLPVGKELSTHHLQDREVVLISPRGSGLPDPLPFRMLGGLRMVLPTPGTGRRTELEAMFGRLGVRPVAVVEADERLAWVTSVLDGRGSLIWYRDMVLRAFGHRVEVRSFTPPLLRAVGIVHPRGPLSRTARAFLSHARHNAPVREPAG
- a CDS encoding lysylphosphatidylglycerol synthase transmembrane domain-containing protein, translated to MVPIAAVGLWAAQHWPLIAAGGSELLSANQRWLLVAAALTVLGWVAVSFTRQGATLEPLPAVRLFVTQFAAGAANHLLPAGLGAGTVNLRFLQRCGLSLSRSSAALALHMLAAGTGRIALLLVLLAASPNALRLEGLMPDAAGPLLLVAGCLVCAVAVTLGTVRPLRRAVRAFVGTALSDARSVHSRPTRVLALWGGALAYPTIQAAGLVAVAMALDVSVPMVHIGIAYLAGSTLAAVVPTPGGIGSVDAGLVIALVTTGVSIAVATSVVLGYRIITVWLPLVPGALVLGVLVRSKVI